Proteins encoded together in one Chitinophaga lutea window:
- a CDS encoding VOC family protein translates to MKSLISIVEIPTEDFSRAVAFYQAILNISIEEIDMQGTPMGLFPGQDEAVSVTLIKSEEYKASAEGTVVYLNAGDDLQHVLGKIEPAGGKIVVPKTEISPEIGFFAMFIDTEGNKLGLHSKN, encoded by the coding sequence ATGAAAAGTTTAATTTCAATTGTTGAGATTCCCACGGAGGACTTCTCCAGGGCAGTCGCCTTCTATCAGGCAATATTGAATATCAGTATCGAAGAGATCGATATGCAGGGGACCCCCATGGGATTGTTCCCGGGTCAGGACGAAGCGGTTTCCGTAACGTTGATAAAATCGGAAGAATATAAGGCTTCTGCCGAAGGCACTGTCGTTTACCTGAACGCAGGGGACGATTTGCAGCATGTATTAGGCAAAATAGAACCCGCAGGCGGGAAGATAGTGGTGCCCAAAACCGAAATCAGCCCCGAGATCGGCTTCTTTGCCATGTTTATCGATACTGAAGGGAATAAACTGGGGCTGCATTCTAAAAATTAA
- a CDS encoding serine hydrolase, whose amino-acid sequence MAAHIRTAWQALQSICLLTLATLLPQPAFPQQHDAPPGRLAEQLDGLMTAYTSTGLFNGSVLISKAGETLLVKGYGYSNLAAGTLNTATTKYPVYSITKSMTAALILQLAERKLLTLDERLSRFYPTYPAADSMTISQLLTHTSGLYPYNNDYSMPTDSEEAMVRFLAGRALEFKPGSQWQYCNTGYYLLGFIVEKTTGLPYGKALDSLLFRPLKMKASGLDFRALQATGKATGYRFLYPGSGSEARLYPQEELRSSGGVWSTVEDMLKFHEGMQHHRIISPASTRQAYTPYQKSYGYGWFIDSADGRQIVSHSGGAAGFRSLLVRIPDSNTCIVLLANAENVDLAVIKDGILRLLSGKDYEVPHSVEVDSARLSAIAGTYRLEPGRSLYIKSIHRRLVAQVSGQQPALLLADSSGCFRVAGMNGHLEFIGRQPGLYDSVALFRKDRRHLGVRVNATWGIAGSALPGGWSAPDIVMLPANGQPGVWTAMNVRLLDGVIKFRFNNDWTFNLGAAPGSKMLEDDGPDIAVKAGTYTISLHLQSSTNPVFIMRRE is encoded by the coding sequence ATGGCTGCGCATATCCGGACTGCCTGGCAGGCACTGCAAAGCATCTGTCTTTTGACGCTTGCCACCCTCCTGCCGCAACCTGCATTCCCCCAGCAGCATGATGCGCCACCGGGCAGGCTGGCGGAACAGCTCGACGGGTTGATGACGGCCTATACATCCACAGGGCTTTTCAACGGTTCGGTACTGATATCGAAAGCCGGCGAAACGCTGCTGGTCAAAGGGTATGGATACAGCAACCTTGCCGCAGGAACGCTTAACACCGCCACCACGAAGTACCCTGTCTACTCCATCACCAAGTCCATGACCGCGGCATTGATATTGCAACTCGCCGAAAGGAAACTGCTGACGCTGGATGAACGCCTTTCCCGGTTCTACCCCACGTACCCCGCCGCGGACTCCATGACGATTTCGCAGCTGCTGACACATACATCCGGATTGTACCCTTACAATAACGACTATTCCATGCCAACGGATTCGGAAGAGGCCATGGTGCGCTTTCTCGCGGGCCGCGCGCTGGAGTTCAAACCGGGAAGCCAATGGCAGTATTGCAATACGGGATACTATCTGCTGGGGTTTATCGTGGAGAAAACAACCGGGCTGCCATACGGAAAGGCACTCGATTCCCTGCTGTTCCGGCCATTGAAAATGAAAGCAAGCGGGCTCGACTTCCGGGCGCTGCAGGCCACCGGCAAAGCCACCGGCTATCGTTTCCTTTATCCCGGTTCCGGGAGTGAAGCCAGGCTGTATCCGCAGGAAGAACTGAGGTCTTCGGGCGGCGTATGGAGCACGGTGGAGGATATGTTGAAGTTTCACGAGGGCATGCAGCACCACCGCATCATTTCACCTGCCAGCACCCGGCAAGCCTATACGCCCTACCAAAAATCATATGGATACGGCTGGTTTATCGACTCGGCCGACGGCCGGCAGATTGTAAGCCATAGCGGCGGAGCGGCCGGTTTCCGAAGCCTGCTGGTGCGCATCCCCGACAGCAATACCTGCATCGTTCTGTTGGCCAATGCCGAGAACGTCGATCTTGCGGTGATAAAGGACGGGATACTACGGCTCCTGTCTGGCAAAGATTACGAAGTGCCGCATTCCGTCGAGGTCGATTCCGCACGCCTGTCCGCCATCGCCGGAACTTACCGGCTGGAACCTGGCCGTTCACTGTACATCAAAAGCATCCACCGGCGGCTGGTAGCGCAAGTTTCCGGACAACAGCCCGCACTGCTATTGGCCGATTCCAGCGGATGTTTCAGGGTTGCAGGCATGAATGGGCACCTCGAGTTCATAGGCCGCCAACCAGGCCTGTACGACAGCGTAGCGCTTTTCCGCAAAGACCGGAGGCACCTGGGCGTAAGGGTCAACGCCACCTGGGGTATCGCCGGCAGTGCGTTGCCCGGAGGATGGTCTGCTCCAGACATCGTGATGCTGCCGGCCAACGGACAGCCGGGCGTATGGACAGCCATGAACGTACGCCTGCTCGACGGGGTGATCAAATTCCGTTTCAACAACGACTGGACATTTAACCTCGGAGCCGCTCCCGGATCGAAGATGCTCGAGGACGATGGGCCCGACATCGCCGTGAAGGCGGGAACCTATACGATCAGCCTGCACCTGCAGTCTTCCACGAATCCGGTATTTATAATGCGGCGGGAATAA
- a CDS encoding M60 family metallopeptidase: MKHYSLLLGSALVCMALGAGCKKSNSSEQAAPDSRKKPPTVNTAFADSTIEVAETPSGPQEATRLAQNNPASDFTPTGFYMPPGATLKVQVDQLAGTSMPKLLIGTYSRYKAKWNPTEVVLKAGENTITDATGGLMYLRYATGAATPGKVKVKFLSGQQPVPFYVQGKTTHADWLAALDSLTAAPDVQLVSARTIMVASRANALAYKNENQDEVLRLADRVINIEDSISGLDGATAADKVNVHKYLMTETDNSDYYMVATWYRTAYYQNTLAAILTVNGLGKDGWGPWHELGHMHQQGAWTWGGLGEVTVNIYSLAVERKFGITPTRLKRDNVWPKLDTYFALADAERDFNSAKADVWVRLAMFHQLWMAFGDSFYHQLHKQTRAEKPALSTDAAKMRYFMLKACNISGKNLAPFFRKWGFKVDESVYTEIAALNLPAPATDPSTLRE, encoded by the coding sequence ATGAAACACTACTCTTTGTTGTTAGGCAGCGCACTCGTGTGCATGGCTCTGGGAGCCGGCTGCAAAAAAAGCAATTCTTCCGAACAGGCGGCGCCGGACAGCCGCAAAAAGCCGCCTACCGTTAACACGGCTTTCGCAGACAGCACAATCGAGGTCGCCGAAACACCTTCCGGCCCGCAGGAAGCAACGAGGCTTGCGCAAAACAATCCCGCATCCGACTTCACGCCTACCGGCTTCTACATGCCGCCCGGCGCCACGCTGAAGGTGCAGGTAGACCAACTGGCCGGCACCAGCATGCCCAAGCTGCTCATCGGCACCTACTCCCGATACAAGGCCAAATGGAACCCTACCGAGGTAGTGCTCAAAGCCGGCGAAAACACCATCACCGATGCTACCGGCGGTTTAATGTACCTGCGCTATGCCACCGGCGCCGCCACACCGGGGAAAGTAAAGGTGAAATTCCTCTCCGGCCAGCAGCCCGTGCCTTTTTACGTACAGGGCAAAACCACGCATGCGGACTGGCTCGCGGCCCTCGATTCGCTGACCGCCGCGCCTGACGTACAGCTGGTAAGCGCCCGCACCATCATGGTCGCTTCCCGCGCCAATGCCCTTGCTTATAAGAATGAAAACCAGGACGAAGTGCTCCGCCTCGCCGACCGCGTCATCAACATCGAAGATTCCATCAGCGGCCTCGATGGCGCCACCGCGGCCGATAAGGTGAACGTGCATAAATACCTGATGACGGAAACGGACAATTCCGATTATTACATGGTGGCCACCTGGTACCGCACAGCGTATTACCAGAACACCCTTGCCGCCATTCTCACCGTAAACGGCCTGGGCAAAGACGGTTGGGGCCCCTGGCACGAACTGGGCCATATGCACCAGCAGGGTGCATGGACCTGGGGTGGCCTCGGTGAAGTGACCGTTAACATCTACAGCCTCGCCGTGGAAAGGAAATTCGGCATCACCCCCACCCGCCTGAAACGCGACAACGTCTGGCCGAAACTCGATACCTACTTCGCGCTGGCAGATGCGGAGCGCGACTTCAACAGCGCCAAAGCCGACGTTTGGGTGAGGCTCGCCATGTTCCACCAGCTCTGGATGGCATTTGGAGACAGTTTTTATCACCAGCTGCACAAACAGACCCGCGCGGAAAAGCCCGCTCTTTCAACCGATGCGGCGAAAATGCGTTACTTCATGCTCAAGGCGTGTAATATTTCAGGGAAGAACCTCGCTCCCTTCTTCCGCAAATGGGGTTTTAAAGTAGACGAGAGCGTATATACGGAGATTGCCGCGCTGAACCTGCCTGCGCCGGCGACCGATCCTTCCACATTGCGGGAATAA
- a CDS encoding PH domain-containing protein, with amino-acid sequence MSYPIYTDTSCKVITAAFSIITLALAVMPFIDPSAPWGIYLAVTLLLLVYLISYLLRPNSYTIDENKLAIQSAMSRKEYAIENIGSVHLLPKHALHNSYRALGIGGLFSYRGTINIKNWGNVMSYARGFKDNIIILTLKSGERLLLSPEDESSFYQAISQKIAV; translated from the coding sequence ATGAGCTACCCAATCTATACCGACACCAGTTGCAAGGTTATAACCGCTGCTTTTTCCATCATAACGCTTGCCCTAGCCGTGATGCCTTTCATAGACCCAAGCGCTCCCTGGGGGATTTATCTTGCCGTGACATTACTCCTGTTGGTATACCTGATTTCCTACTTATTAAGACCCAATTCATATACAATTGATGAAAACAAGCTGGCAATACAAAGCGCCATGTCCAGGAAGGAGTATGCCATTGAAAACATCGGCTCCGTTCACCTCTTGCCTAAACATGCATTGCACAATTCTTACAGGGCATTGGGCATTGGAGGGCTATTCTCCTACAGAGGCACAATCAATATCAAAAACTGGGGAAATGTAATGTCCTATGCGAGAGGCTTTAAGGATAACATCATAATCCTTACTTTAAAATCAGGGGAAAGGCTGCTGCTCTCCCCTGAAGACGAATCGTCTTTTTACCAGGCCATCAGCCAAAAAATCGCTGTATAA
- the nudK gene encoding GDP-mannose pyrophosphatase NudK yields MQPEIKIISTEVLSDNWYKLFKVTYDYKGKSGAWETRSREAYDRGNGATVLLYNPATGNVILTRQFRLPTYINGNSTGMLIEACAGLLDENNPEECIRREAEEETGFRIRDVRSVFDAYMSPGSVTEVVHFFVAEYSPEMQINGGGGLEHEQEEIEVLEVHIDKAMAMIDSGEIKDGKTIMLLQYVKLHQLL; encoded by the coding sequence ATGCAGCCTGAAATAAAAATCATCTCAACGGAAGTATTGTCAGATAACTGGTACAAACTTTTCAAGGTAACATATGACTATAAGGGGAAGAGCGGAGCCTGGGAAACGCGTTCCCGTGAAGCGTACGACCGGGGGAATGGTGCTACGGTATTACTGTACAACCCCGCTACTGGGAACGTGATCCTGACGCGGCAGTTCCGCCTGCCCACCTACATCAACGGCAACAGCACCGGTATGCTGATAGAGGCCTGCGCCGGTTTGCTGGACGAAAATAACCCGGAAGAATGCATCCGCCGGGAAGCTGAAGAGGAAACCGGGTTCCGCATCCGGGACGTCCGGAGCGTATTCGATGCCTACATGTCGCCGGGCTCGGTAACGGAGGTGGTCCACTTTTTCGTTGCCGAATATAGCCCGGAAATGCAGATCAACGGCGGCGGCGGACTGGAGCATGAACAGGAAGAGATAGAAGTGCTGGAAGTACATATCGACAAGGCGATGGCCATGATTGATAGCGGGGAGATAAAAGACGGGAAAACAATTATGCTGCTGCAATATGTGAAGCTGCATCAGTTGCTCTGA
- a CDS encoding DeoR/GlpR family DNA-binding transcription regulator, producing the protein MGYQERKGKILKILDRKESMEVQEIADELGISAVTIRRDLQQLADEELLIRTHGGAMKAPSKHPFTAFADKESVAVSRKKQIGRLAAALVKPGDTIFMDCGSTVFTMCAHLKDITPLRIVTNSLPVAAAFMDVPGIQVNLAGGEMDGRRKAIHGDRAIAHIKSYHAGKAFIGTDGLSVKNGLTAFSETEAGISTAMAGCADEVFVLCDSSKIGRDSYLKFAPLSLITALITDKELPPARAAQLKGKGVKVIS; encoded by the coding sequence ATGGGATACCAGGAGCGAAAAGGAAAAATCCTTAAAATACTTGACAGGAAGGAAAGCATGGAGGTGCAGGAAATAGCGGACGAGCTGGGCATCTCTGCGGTTACCATCCGGAGAGACCTGCAGCAGCTGGCGGACGAAGAGCTGTTGATAAGAACCCATGGGGGCGCCATGAAAGCGCCGTCCAAACATCCCTTCACGGCTTTTGCCGACAAAGAAAGCGTTGCCGTTTCCAGGAAAAAACAGATCGGCAGACTTGCCGCCGCCCTGGTCAAACCCGGGGATACAATATTTATGGATTGCGGCAGCACGGTGTTTACCATGTGCGCCCACCTCAAAGACATAACGCCCCTGCGCATCGTCACCAACTCATTGCCCGTTGCAGCGGCGTTCATGGACGTACCCGGCATACAGGTGAACCTGGCCGGCGGCGAGATGGACGGCCGCCGGAAAGCCATCCATGGCGACAGGGCCATTGCACATATAAAAAGCTATCATGCCGGCAAAGCATTTATCGGTACCGACGGCCTGTCTGTAAAAAACGGGCTGACCGCGTTCAGTGAAACCGAAGCCGGTATCAGTACGGCAATGGCCGGCTGCGCCGATGAGGTGTTCGTGCTCTGTGATTCTTCCAAAATAGGCAGGGATAGTTATCTCAAATTCGCCCCGCTATCGTTAATAACCGCCCTGATCACTGATAAGGAATTGCCCCCCGCCCGGGCAGCGCAGTTAAAAGGGAAAGGCGTGAAAGTGATCAGTTGA
- a CDS encoding DNA alkylation repair protein: protein MTSKEALEQLKALGNEKMMAHNIKHGADKNQFGAKLGDIRTLGNKIKSDHALGLELWKTGNIDARLLATLIMKPKQLSLDELETMLKSINFVQVADWFNAYILKDHPEKDARREAWMKDKNIWAARAGWSLTAGRITRQPEGLDLVKLLDRIAAEMPKAAPEVQWTMNTALAQIGISFPEHRKRAIEIGEKLGIYRDYPVSKGCTSPFAPIWITEMVKRQKA, encoded by the coding sequence ATGACAAGCAAAGAAGCCCTCGAACAGCTCAAAGCGCTGGGAAATGAAAAGATGATGGCCCATAATATCAAGCATGGTGCGGACAAAAACCAGTTCGGTGCGAAACTGGGGGATATCCGGACGCTTGGCAATAAAATCAAGTCCGATCATGCATTGGGCCTGGAATTATGGAAAACAGGCAATATCGACGCCCGCCTGCTGGCCACACTTATCATGAAACCCAAACAGTTGTCGCTCGATGAGTTGGAGACCATGTTGAAGTCCATCAATTTTGTACAGGTGGCGGACTGGTTCAACGCCTACATACTCAAAGACCATCCTGAAAAGGATGCCCGCCGCGAAGCGTGGATGAAAGATAAAAACATATGGGCCGCTCGTGCGGGCTGGAGCTTGACGGCCGGCCGGATTACCCGGCAACCGGAAGGCCTCGACCTGGTGAAGCTGCTAGACCGCATCGCCGCCGAAATGCCCAAGGCGGCGCCGGAAGTACAATGGACCATGAATACCGCGCTCGCGCAAATCGGGATCAGCTTCCCCGAGCACCGCAAGCGGGCCATCGAGATCGGTGAAAAACTGGGGATTTACCGCGATTACCCGGTTTCGAAAGGCTGTACATCGCCGTTCGCGCCCATCTGGATCACGGAAATGGTGAAGCGGCAGAAAGCATAG
- a CDS encoding RNA polymerase sigma factor has product MNHLYHNRSDRELADLVLQGDREAFRVIMERTEKLVIHIISGMVPVREDREDLAQDVYLKAFRHLSGFRYEAKLSTWIARITYNACVNHLRKKRLPLVDPAISEAIDAPDDAGDPFALLSERQLAGILQQAVARLSPLLSTLITLYHQAGLGISDIAHITGLPDGTVKSYLYRARKQLQQHLLTIYQNKEAL; this is encoded by the coding sequence GTGAACCATCTATACCATAACCGGTCCGACAGGGAATTGGCCGACCTGGTGCTGCAAGGCGACCGGGAAGCATTCAGGGTGATCATGGAAAGGACGGAAAAACTCGTCATCCATATCATCAGTGGCATGGTGCCGGTGCGGGAAGACAGGGAAGACCTCGCGCAGGATGTATACCTGAAGGCTTTCCGGCATCTTTCCGGTTTCCGTTACGAAGCAAAGCTCTCTACCTGGATTGCCCGGATCACTTACAACGCCTGCGTCAACCACCTGCGTAAAAAGCGCCTGCCCCTGGTCGACCCGGCGATAAGCGAAGCTATCGATGCGCCCGACGACGCCGGCGACCCTTTCGCTTTACTGTCGGAACGGCAACTCGCCGGCATCCTGCAGCAGGCGGTTGCCCGGCTGTCTCCGTTACTGAGTACCCTGATTACGCTATATCACCAGGCCGGCCTGGGTATTTCGGACATCGCGCATATCACCGGCCTCCCGGATGGCACGGTCAAAAGTTACCTGTACAGGGCGCGAAAACAGCTACAACAACATCTTCTGACAATTTATCAAAACAAGGAGGCTTTATGA
- a CDS encoding AraC family transcriptional regulator → MNYQTFQPRSALQSVIKCFWTLEVPAEESSRQRILPDGCIEMFFLLGDDVKRITGENEFIIQPRAMVIGQITEPFFVEPAGYVNSFAIRFYPYSFANFVSVPVSSLANKETPIGLLFGEEPAKELEQKIIHATDTIKRIKIAEDFLLKRLKEESTIDGIVKSTIDAMLATRGSTPINVLLKEDLSKRRQLERKFLKQIGMSPKQLGKIIRLQAALKMMLNQQSGSLTSIAYENEYYDQAHFTKDFREFTGTSPKDFLGDEAMALSALFYKAD, encoded by the coding sequence ATGAACTATCAAACATTTCAGCCGCGTTCAGCGCTACAGTCAGTTATAAAATGTTTCTGGACTTTAGAGGTGCCGGCTGAGGAAAGCTCAAGACAACGCATTTTACCCGACGGCTGCATTGAGATGTTTTTTTTGCTGGGCGACGATGTGAAGCGGATCACAGGTGAAAATGAGTTTATCATCCAGCCGCGCGCAATGGTGATCGGGCAAATTACTGAACCTTTTTTTGTTGAACCGGCCGGATATGTCAATTCCTTCGCGATCCGCTTTTACCCGTACAGCTTCGCCAACTTTGTATCAGTTCCGGTTAGCAGTTTAGCCAACAAAGAAACGCCGATAGGCTTGTTGTTTGGAGAAGAGCCGGCAAAAGAGCTGGAACAAAAGATAATCCACGCCACGGATACCATCAAAAGAATAAAAATAGCAGAGGATTTCCTCTTAAAACGATTAAAAGAAGAATCGACGATTGATGGTATCGTGAAATCAACCATCGACGCAATGCTGGCTACGAGGGGGAGCACGCCGATAAACGTTCTACTCAAAGAAGATTTGTCGAAAAGGCGGCAGCTCGAAAGAAAGTTTTTAAAACAGATCGGGATGAGCCCCAAGCAGCTGGGTAAAATCATCCGGTTGCAGGCCGCCCTGAAAATGATGCTTAACCAACAATCCGGAAGCTTGACCAGTATTGCTTACGAAAACGAATACTACGACCAGGCGCATTTCACCAAAGACTTCAGGGAATTTACCGGAACCAGCCCCAAGGATTTTTTAGGGGACGAGGCGATGGCCCTCTCCGCCCTTTTCTACAAAGCAGACTAG
- a CDS encoding PorP/SprF family type IX secretion system membrane protein produces MIKHLHLLGVLLLLSPILQAQENFIYANFNKHLGLVNPAIMGMDSSTSLTAFGRKQWAGINDAPMAFSFTGNTFVRRPGIAVGLVAEYKKIAVTSYTSLGAMVSKTVNITPTERLTLGFYGGMDNYSARYGGLGQGDPALAGKQPVNEWRGVAGFGIMLHRDNFYIGASMPRIKLKNFKSEGQLRPEDEGNSGYVAAGSIHPLGENFAIAPSLLYNLFPQDKPLDIGATVIYRESAAAGLTWRSTGEMNAALQYTVQRRLQLGYSYIFALGNQRNIIRFSSGSHEIFVNYRIPWAAGAFLPYKWW; encoded by the coding sequence ATGATAAAACATTTACACCTGCTGGGCGTCCTCCTGCTCTTATCTCCCATTTTACAAGCGCAGGAAAATTTTATTTACGCAAATTTCAACAAACACCTCGGGTTGGTAAACCCTGCCATCATGGGCATGGACTCTTCCACCTCGCTGACTGCGTTCGGCCGCAAACAGTGGGCCGGCATCAATGATGCGCCGATGGCTTTCAGTTTTACCGGCAACACTTTCGTGCGAAGGCCGGGCATCGCCGTGGGCCTGGTGGCGGAGTATAAAAAGATCGCCGTCACTTCCTACACCTCGCTTGGCGCGATGGTATCCAAAACGGTGAACATCACGCCCACCGAACGCCTCACGCTCGGCTTTTACGGCGGTATGGACAATTACTCGGCACGCTACGGCGGCCTCGGGCAGGGAGACCCTGCGCTGGCCGGCAAACAGCCCGTGAACGAATGGCGGGGTGTGGCCGGTTTCGGCATCATGCTGCACCGCGACAATTTCTACATCGGCGCTTCCATGCCGCGCATCAAACTGAAGAACTTCAAAAGCGAGGGCCAGCTGCGGCCGGAAGACGAAGGCAACAGCGGGTATGTGGCAGCCGGCAGCATTCACCCGCTCGGCGAAAACTTTGCCATCGCCCCTTCCCTGCTCTACAATCTCTTTCCGCAAGACAAGCCGCTGGATATAGGCGCCACCGTGATATACCGCGAAAGCGCCGCGGCCGGCCTCACCTGGCGCAGTACGGGGGAAATGAATGCCGCGCTGCAATACACCGTTCAGCGACGGTTGCAGCTGGGTTACTCCTACATTTTCGCGCTCGGTAACCAGCGCAACATTATCCGGTTCAGCTCCGGCTCGCACGAGATTTTTGTGAACTACCGGATACCCTGGGCCGCCGGCGCCTTCCTTCCCTATAAATGGTGGTAA
- a CDS encoding cupin domain-containing protein: MNTHPSDIEIQDYALQPPGATHAHIDHCPHCMQRVRQYRLMLTALNRQAIPEPAFHVTDAVMARLPKRPSATKNALRLTMAGAAIIAAASIPFLPYISGFYSWLSLVERNTMSLLALGSIALAAFLLALQLLHFRKMIGAIKNNEALQPDH, from the coding sequence ATGAATACGCATCCCAGTGATATCGAGATTCAGGACTATGCGCTGCAGCCACCCGGCGCAACTCATGCGCATATTGACCACTGTCCGCATTGTATGCAGCGGGTAAGGCAATACCGGCTGATGCTTACCGCCCTCAACCGGCAAGCCATTCCCGAACCGGCGTTCCATGTAACCGATGCCGTCATGGCCCGGCTCCCTAAGCGGCCTTCAGCAACGAAAAACGCGCTGCGGCTGACCATGGCCGGCGCCGCCATCATCGCTGCAGCCAGTATACCCTTCCTTCCGTACATTTCCGGTTTTTATAGCTGGCTTTCGCTCGTGGAAAGAAATACCATGTCGCTGCTGGCGCTCGGGAGCATTGCACTGGCGGCTTTCCTGCTGGCATTACAGCTGCTGCACTTCCGGAAAATGATAGGGGCGATAAAAAATAACGAAGCACTGCAACCGGATCATTGA